From Staphylococcus sp. M0911, a single genomic window includes:
- a CDS encoding aspartate aminotransferase family protein, whose amino-acid sequence MSKAQDLIKEDEQYFAKSGRIKYYPLAIDHGYGATLVDVDGKEYIDLLASASSQNVGHAPKKVTEAIKKQVDKFVHYTPAYMYHEPLIRLSKKLCDISPGDYEKRVTYGLSGSDANDGIIKFARAYTGRPYIISFTNAYHGSTFGSLSMSAISLNMRKKYGPLLNGFYHIPFPDNYRGLFEQPTPNTVDEYLAPLKEMFNKYVPADEVACIVLETIQGDGGLLEPVPGYFEALQSICREHGILIAVDDIQQGLGRTGKWSSVEHFNFTPDLITFGKSLAGGLPMSAIVGRKEIMETLEAPAHLFTTGANPVSCEAALATLEMIEEEQLLEASLEKGDYVRQTMDRWITDYKCIGDVRGKGLSIGIDIVSDPIQKTRDPEAALKICNYCFDKGVVIIAVAGNVLRFQPPLVISYDQLDYALSTLEKAIQALNRGDLDQYEIEGQGW is encoded by the coding sequence ATGAGTAAAGCACAAGACTTAATAAAAGAAGATGAGCAATATTTTGCTAAATCTGGCAGAATCAAATATTATCCTTTAGCCATTGATCATGGTTACGGTGCAACGCTAGTAGATGTTGATGGAAAAGAGTACATCGACTTATTAGCCAGTGCAAGTTCACAAAACGTGGGCCATGCGCCTAAAAAAGTCACCGAAGCGATTAAAAAGCAAGTTGATAAGTTTGTCCACTATACGCCAGCGTATATGTACCATGAGCCGCTAATTCGTTTGTCTAAAAAGTTATGCGATATATCACCCGGGGATTATGAAAAAAGAGTGACATATGGTTTGAGTGGTTCAGATGCCAATGATGGTATTATCAAGTTTGCTCGTGCATATACAGGACGACCTTATATCATCAGTTTTACAAATGCGTATCATGGTTCAACATTTGGTTCACTTTCTATGTCGGCAATTAGTTTGAATATGAGAAAGAAATATGGTCCGCTTTTGAATGGCTTTTATCACATACCTTTTCCTGACAATTATAGAGGTTTATTTGAACAACCTACTCCGAATACTGTAGATGAATATTTAGCGCCACTTAAAGAAATGTTTAATAAATATGTTCCAGCTGACGAAGTAGCATGTATTGTATTAGAAACGATACAAGGGGATGGTGGTCTATTAGAACCTGTGCCAGGCTACTTTGAAGCTTTACAAAGTATTTGTAGAGAACATGGCATTCTAATTGCGGTTGATGATATTCAACAAGGATTAGGACGTACTGGGAAATGGAGTTCAGTAGAGCACTTCAACTTTACACCAGATTTAATTACGTTTGGTAAGTCACTTGCCGGAGGATTGCCTATGTCAGCCATTGTTGGTCGTAAAGAAATCATGGAGACGTTAGAAGCACCGGCACATCTATTTACTACTGGTGCGAATCCAGTTAGTTGTGAAGCGGCCTTAGCTACACTTGAGATGATTGAGGAAGAACAGTTACTTGAAGCAAGTCTAGAAAAAGGTGACTATGTACGTCAAACAATGGATAGATGGATTACTGATTATAAATGTATTGGAGATGTCCGTGGTAAAGGATTATCAATTGGTATCGATATAGTATCTGATCCAATTCAAAAGACGCGTGACCCTGAAGCGGCATTAAAAATTTGTAATTATTGTTTTGATAAAGGTGTAGTTATCATAGCAGTAGCAGGGAATGTGTTAAGATTTCAACCGCCACTAGTTATCTCATACGACCAGTTAGATTATGCATTATCGACACTTGAGAAAGCGATACAAGCGTTAAATCGAGGAGATTTAGACCAATATGAAATAGAAGGTCAAGGTTGGTAA
- a CDS encoding amino acid permease — MSSFFKRLTQKEDPSIYQSKDGHLKRTLRVRDFLALGVGTIVSTSIFTLPGVVAAEHAGPAVALSFLLAAIVAGLVAFTYAEMASTMPFAGSAYSWINVLFGEFFGWVAGWALLAEYFIAVAFVASGFSANLRGLVKPLGIELPKALSNPFGSDGGVIDIVAAIVIILTALLLSRGMSEAARMENILVILKVLAIILFVIVGLTAINFSNYVPFIPEHKVTDAGDFGGWQGIYAGVSMIFLAYIGFDSIAANSAEAINPQKTMPRGILGSLLVAIILFVAVALVLVGMFHYSQYADNAEPVGWALRESGHGIVAAVVQAISVIGMFTALIGMMLAGSRLLYSFGRDGLLPSWLGKLNNKHLPNRALVILTVIGVLIGSMFPFAFLAQLISAGTLVAFMFVSLAMYQLRKREGKDLPIPSFKLPLYPVLPAITFILVLLVFWGLSFEAKLYTLIWFIIGIFIYLLYGMRHSKKDRDDAYKSPKKS; from the coding sequence ATGTCTAGTTTTTTTAAACGATTAACACAAAAAGAAGATCCATCCATCTATCAAAGCAAAGATGGTCATTTAAAAAGAACATTACGTGTTCGTGATTTTCTTGCATTAGGTGTAGGTACTATTGTTTCTACGTCTATATTTACTTTACCTGGTGTTGTAGCAGCTGAGCATGCTGGACCAGCGGTTGCATTATCATTCTTACTTGCAGCCATTGTAGCAGGATTAGTTGCCTTTACATATGCTGAAATGGCTTCTACTATGCCATTTGCAGGTTCTGCTTATTCTTGGATTAACGTACTATTTGGTGAATTTTTTGGTTGGGTTGCCGGTTGGGCGCTCCTAGCCGAATACTTCATTGCTGTCGCCTTTGTGGCTTCTGGTTTTTCTGCTAACTTACGAGGTTTAGTCAAACCCTTAGGTATTGAATTACCAAAAGCATTATCCAATCCATTTGGTAGTGATGGTGGCGTGATTGATATTGTTGCAGCCATAGTTATTATCTTAACTGCTTTACTATTATCACGTGGTATGAGTGAAGCTGCACGTATGGAAAATATTTTAGTTATTTTAAAGGTGTTAGCAATTATCTTATTCGTCATTGTAGGACTAACTGCTATCAACTTTAGCAACTATGTACCATTTATTCCAGAACACAAGGTTACTGATGCAGGTGATTTTGGTGGCTGGCAAGGTATTTATGCTGGTGTATCTATGATTTTCTTAGCATATATTGGATTTGACTCTATCGCTGCCAACTCTGCTGAAGCGATTAACCCTCAAAAAACAATGCCAAGAGGAATTTTAGGATCATTATTAGTCGCTATTATACTATTTGTTGCAGTTGCTTTAGTATTAGTAGGTATGTTCCATTACAGTCAATATGCGGACAACGCTGAACCAGTAGGTTGGGCATTACGTGAAAGTGGTCACGGTATTGTTGCCGCAGTTGTGCAAGCTATCTCAGTCATTGGTATGTTTACTGCTTTAATTGGTATGATGCTTGCTGGATCAAGACTATTATACTCATTTGGTCGTGACGGTTTATTACCTTCTTGGCTAGGTAAATTAAATAACAAACATTTACCAAATAGAGCATTAGTTATTTTAACAGTAATTGGTGTCTTAATCGGATCAATGTTCCCATTTGCTTTCTTAGCTCAATTAATTTCAGCAGGAACATTAGTTGCATTTATGTTTGTTTCATTAGCAATGTATCAACTTAGAAAGCGTGAAGGTAAAGACTTACCAATACCATCTTTCAAATTGCCTTTATACCCAGTATTACCCGCAATCACTTTCATACTAGTTCTATTAGTATTCTGGGGATTAAGTTTTGAAGCAAAATTATATACACTGATTTGGTTTATTATAGGTATATTTATCTATTTACTTTATGGCATGAGACATTCTAAAAAAGATCGTGATGATGCCTACAAATCTCCTAAAAAATCTTAA
- a CDS encoding YoaK family protein, giving the protein MALEKFMRRNIYQSKEMAILLTFVGGYIDAYTFLSRGGTLAAGQTGNIIFLASELSHRDLRGGMLKVASVVSFMIGVMFVSLIHHQLATRYWRLVSLIPITLSCLVVGFLPMSIPNLYILPPLAFGMAMLTTSFSKIEGEGYNNTFSTGNLKNGVIALSEYILNGDTAQLRKAKLYIRIVLSFIIGAIISAEVQKYIGTYAILVAAMILVLIFIFYSILIYRREHTVE; this is encoded by the coding sequence ATGGCTTTAGAAAAATTTATGAGAAGAAATATATATCAGAGTAAAGAAATGGCTATACTCTTAACCTTTGTTGGTGGATATATTGATGCTTACACCTTTTTAAGTCGTGGAGGTACACTAGCAGCAGGTCAAACAGGAAACATTATTTTTCTTGCTTCAGAGTTGTCACATAGAGATTTAAGAGGCGGTATGTTGAAGGTTGCTTCGGTTGTCTCCTTTATGATTGGCGTAATGTTTGTATCTTTAATTCATCATCAATTGGCAACACGGTATTGGAGATTAGTCTCATTAATACCTATTACATTAAGTTGCCTCGTTGTAGGATTTTTGCCAATGAGTATACCTAATTTGTATATTTTACCACCATTAGCATTCGGTATGGCAATGCTAACAACTTCATTTAGTAAAATAGAAGGTGAAGGTTATAATAATACCTTTTCAACTGGGAACCTTAAAAATGGTGTGATAGCATTGAGTGAATATATATTAAATGGTGATACCGCCCAATTGAGAAAGGCTAAACTTTACATTAGAATAGTATTAAGTTTTATTATTGGAGCTATTATTTCAGCAGAAGTTCAAAAATATATAGGCACCTATGCCATATTAGTTGCAGCAATGATTCTAGTATTAATATTTATCTTTTATAGTATATTAATTTATAGAAGAGAGCATACAGTGGAATAA
- a CDS encoding LysR family transcriptional regulator has protein sequence MEIKQIKYFVETVRRGGMTQASEHLYIAQSTISKAIKSIENEYDITLFDRSQKQIKLTDIGQTFYDNSLEFLALFEKLSLEMNDVMNVQKGHIRIALSPMMNVQLFTDSLNQFHQLYPKVTYEVMEGGGKIVENLTETDEVDIGITTLPVDATLFHSVPLYNEELLLVVSKDHALAQQEKVDLAELKEEEFVLFHDDYYLKDQIIENCKRLGFYPKTVANISQISFIANMISQGIGISVVPESLVHLMGDNVKALKLENAELSWHLGLIWRRDAYLNFVTREWIQFIRDLREK, from the coding sequence ATGGAAATAAAACAGATAAAATATTTTGTTGAAACTGTTCGACGCGGTGGTATGACGCAAGCATCTGAACATTTATATATTGCACAGTCAACAATTAGTAAAGCAATCAAAAGTATAGAAAATGAATATGATATTACATTATTTGATCGTTCACAAAAGCAAATTAAACTGACAGACATCGGTCAGACATTTTACGACAATAGCTTAGAGTTTTTAGCATTGTTTGAGAAACTATCATTAGAAATGAATGATGTGATGAATGTTCAAAAAGGTCATATTAGAATAGCGCTATCACCAATGATGAATGTTCAATTATTTACAGATAGTTTAAATCAATTTCACCAACTATATCCGAAAGTTACCTATGAAGTAATGGAAGGTGGAGGTAAAATAGTAGAAAACCTCACAGAAACAGATGAAGTGGATATAGGTATTACGACTTTACCTGTTGATGCAACTTTATTTCATTCGGTACCATTATATAATGAAGAGTTATTACTCGTTGTGAGTAAAGATCATGCATTGGCACAACAAGAAAAAGTGGATTTAGCCGAACTTAAAGAAGAAGAGTTTGTGCTATTTCATGATGATTATTACTTAAAAGATCAAATTATCGAGAACTGTAAACGATTAGGCTTTTATCCGAAAACTGTAGCTAATATCTCCCAAATTAGTTTTATAGCGAATATGATTAGTCAAGGTATTGGTATTAGTGTCGTACCAGAAAGTTTAGTACATTTAATGGGAGATAATGTGAAAGCATTGAAACTCGAAAATGCAGAGTTATCATGGCATCTAGGTTTAATCTGGAGGAGAGATGCATATCTTAATTTTGTGACACGCGAATGGATACAATTTATAAGGGACTTAAGAGAGAAGTAG
- a CDS encoding L-lactate dehydrogenase, with amino-acid sequence MKKFGKKVVLVGDGSVGSSYAFAMVTQGIADEFVIIDIAKDKVNADVQDLNHGALHSDSPVIVKAGEYSDCKDADLVVITAGAPQKPGETRLQLVEKNTKIMHSIVTSIMDSGFDGYFLIAANPVDILTRYVKELTGLPAERVIGSGTVLDSARLRYLISNELNVAPASVHAAIIGEHGDSELAVWSKANIAGISVFDTLKEQTGSEAKAQEIYEKTRDAAYEIIQAKGSTYYGIALALLRISKALLNNENTILTVSSQLNGEYGFKDVYIGVPTLINENGASKIYETPLSDHEKELFKQSVEALEASYDSVKHLLEQ; translated from the coding sequence ATGAAAAAATTTGGCAAAAAAGTTGTTTTAGTTGGAGACGGCTCAGTAGGTTCTAGTTATGCATTTGCAATGGTAACACAAGGTATTGCAGATGAATTTGTAATTATTGATATTGCTAAAGACAAAGTGAATGCGGACGTTCAAGATTTAAACCACGGTGCACTTCATAGTGATTCACCAGTTATTGTTAAAGCTGGAGAATATAGTGATTGTAAAGATGCTGATTTAGTAGTTATTACTGCAGGAGCACCACAAAAACCAGGTGAAACACGTTTACAATTAGTAGAGAAAAACACAAAAATTATGCACAGCATTGTGACAAGTATAATGGATAGTGGCTTTGATGGTTACTTCTTAATTGCGGCAAATCCTGTGGATATCCTAACACGCTATGTCAAAGAATTAACTGGCTTACCAGCTGAACGTGTTATCGGTTCAGGTACAGTATTAGACTCTGCAAGACTTAGATATTTAATCAGTAATGAGTTAAATGTAGCGCCTGCAAGCGTTCATGCTGCTATTATAGGTGAACACGGTGACTCTGAATTAGCGGTATGGTCTAAAGCGAATATTGCTGGTATTTCAGTATTCGATACGCTTAAAGAACAAACTGGTAGTGAAGCTAAAGCACAAGAAATTTATGAAAAAACTAGAGACGCTGCATATGAGATTATTCAAGCTAAAGGTTCAACATACTACGGTATTGCTTTAGCCTTATTAAGAATTTCAAAAGCCTTATTAAACAACGAAAACACTATTTTAACAGTTTCTTCACAATTAAATGGAGAGTATGGATTTAAAGATGTATACATTGGTGTACCAACATTAATTAACGAAAATGGTGCAAGTAAAATTTATGAAACACCATTAAGCGATCACGAAAAAGAATTGTTTAAACAATCTGTTGAGGCATTAGAAGCTTCATATGATTCAGTGAAACATCTTTTAGAACAATAG